AGTAAAAACTGTGATGGAATCTACTTCTACCGCAACTCTTTACTGCCCGTTTATTCAGGATGAGATAAGCTTGTTCAATGAAAAACTTACGCTCCTTCCGGGTTGCCGGATGACTTACCTGGACTTTAATGGACAGACTGTCACTGAGCCACGGTTTTCTGCTGAGTACAGTATTTCACAAAACGATACTGTAAAACTTGCAGTTGGGAAAGTTACACAGTTTATCGCTGAACCGCGGGTGTTAAAAGATAAGGATAAATCTGGTTTAAAGCTTCCGGAAGCATGGCATTATGTTGCTGGTTATGAAAAAGATATTGCAGAAGGAGTTTTATTACGGACAGAACTGTTCTATAAAGATTATAGTAACCTGATATTATTTGAAAGTAATAATTTTAATTCTACTGCTTCTAATAATATGTACGGCTATTCCCGGGGCCTGGAATTATTTGTTGAAAAGAAAAAAAGTGGTAATACAAACTTGTCCGGATGGATAAGCGCAGCGTTGCTTGACTCGCGGCGTGTTATTTCATCTAAACTTTCATCAGGTAGTATTATTCCTGTGAATGAAGAGTTTTATCCGGATCAAGACAGGCGGTTTAATATGTCTATTGTAGTGGACTGGAAAATATCAACGAAACTGATGTTATATTCTGAGTTTGATTATACTACCGGCAGCCCGTATACTCCAATAACCGGTGCTACAAAAAGAGTATATAGTTCCGGGAACGTGTCGTATCAGCCTGTATACGGTAAGTATAATTCAGAACGGCTTCCTGACTACCATACGCTTGACGTCAAGCTGGATTATAAGTTTAAATCGTTTGGCATAGAGTCATCATGTTTTTTACAGGTTAATAACTTATATAATCATACAAATGTTATGGGTTACGATTACTCCCGCGATTATTCAGTAAAAACAGAACGAAGTTACCTGGGATTATTGATAGTTACCGGCCTGGAATTTGTATGGTAACGGAACAAATTCATAAGTCTTTTGTTTTCATTTGACAGGAAATTCAGTAATCCTTAAATTTGTCCATCCGTAAGGGATTAATTCAAGATCTTCAACTTGTTTAGAGTTATTAATTTTTTGGCCTTTAACTTTTACTGTAACCGGTACTTTTGCAGATTTAAAAACAAAATCATTTATTTTATAATCAATAAATTTTAAATTACTAACATTTTTTTTCATAAGTGCATAATTCCATGGAGTTGTTGGCCGGATTTCCCAATCAGCATGAGGGAGTTCCCTGTATGGTGTATTTTCATTTATACGTTTCCATTTTTCACCGATTTTTAATGAATAAATAATTGGCCCGCGTTTTATTGCTACGGTATTATTCGGTCTTTTCAGAACCTCTGGTTGCATCGGATATTTTAGCGTAATTATAGTCAACCCGCTCCACTTTTTGTTAATCCTAAAAAAATGGCCGGGTTTCACAGTATCTCCCAGTGTTTTATTATTAACTTTAATAAGTGCTTTCCTGGCCCACGATGGGATTCGTAAAGATAAAGGAAATCTTACTGTTTTATCAGTTTTAAGTTTTATTGTTATAGTATCGCTGAAAGGATAGCTTGTTTCTATACTTGCTTCTATCTTACTGCCGTTGATATTAGTGATTACTTTACTCGGAGCGTAAGCACAAACTGCTAAACCGTTATCTTTTGATTTCATCCATAAATGCGCAGTGAATTTAGGCCATCCCTGGCTCAGATTTGCGGTACAACACCCGAAGTGAGGTTCTAGCCCAAAGATATTTGCATCAGGCCCGTTTGTTGTCCACACAGGGTTGGGATTTATTACACACTCAATTTGATTAACCTGCTGATCGTATTGGTGTGCCCACATATCAGGTGAAAATGTTGCGGGTAATGCATTAAACGCAATTAGTTCCAGCCTATCTCCAAAAACTGTATCTCCTAAAATTGATAATAATATTTCTAATGAATACATATATTCTACAACTGCGCATAGCTCTGTTCCCTGAACAGGATTTAACCCTGCTAAACACTCATCACCTGAAAAAACACCTGTAACCATTCCATGATATTTATCAAGTTTATCGATCATCTCATACACTGTTTGTTTGTCAATATTATCGCCGGTCATCTGATAAATTAATGCGTGCGACTTTACTGCCATTGCGTTATTCACAACGTGGCCCATGTAATTCCATCCACCCTTGGGTGTTGCTTTTGTTATTGGCCAGTTTTTAAAGTAATTACCCCAGTTAAAACCCTGAGCATATAATTTTATGGCTAATCTCAGCAGCCAGTCTTCCTTCGTTTTCTGATATAACCAATAAATTGGTATCAGTGCCTCGAACCATCTGGAATGCGCCCAGTTATTTACTGTGTTTTTGTTTATATGAACATTAATATTCTTACATGCTTTTTTTACTACATCTACAATTTTTTCATTTTTGGTTACGTCATAATACTGTGTCAGGACTTTTAACACTAAAAACTGTCCCCATAAATCATAATTT
The Elusimicrobiota bacterium genome window above contains:
- a CDS encoding beta-L-arabinofuranosidase domain-containing protein; translation: MKLIKEPVFTPLSITEIQPSGWLKNQLKLQAKSLSGKVDEFWPDIKNSKWFGGDAEGWERAPYWLDGVLPLAYLLRDKKLINKVNKYMSYIISNQKDDGWLGPYYKNYDLWGQFLVLKVLTQYYDVTKNEKIVDVVKKACKNINVHINKNTVNNWAHSRWFEALIPIYWLYQKTKEDWLLRLAIKLYAQGFNWGNYFKNWPITKATPKGGWNYMGHVVNNAMAVKSHALIYQMTGDNIDKQTVYEMIDKLDKYHGMVTGVFSGDECLAGLNPVQGTELCAVVEYMYSLEILLSILGDTVFGDRLELIAFNALPATFSPDMWAHQYDQQVNQIECVINPNPVWTTNGPDANIFGLEPHFGCCTANLSQGWPKFTAHLWMKSKDNGLAVCAYAPSKVITNINGSKIEASIETSYPFSDTITIKLKTDKTVRFPLSLRIPSWARKALIKVNNKTLGDTVKPGHFFRINKKWSGLTIITLKYPMQPEVLKRPNNTVAIKRGPIIYSLKIGEKWKRINENTPYRELPHADWEIRPTTPWNYALMKKNVSNLKFIDYKINDFVFKSAKVPVTVKVKGQKINNSKQVEDLELIPYGWTNLRITEFPVK